In Clostridium thermosuccinogenes, the genomic stretch ATCTTTTCAAAGGCTGCTCTCGCAGTATTAGAAAAATATCCTACGCCTGTGCATATTCTTAAAGCCAACAGAAACAAGTTGATTGCACTGATACAAAAGAATTCCCGCAGAAGCCTTAAGTGGTCAACTGCAAAGTATGAGCTTTTGGTCTCCAAGGCCAGAGAATTTGCACCTTTGAGCATTAATAACTCTTCAAATATTGCCATGCTTGGGGTGTATATCTCTATGATTAAAACCTTGGAGGAAAACCTTGAGAAAGTCCTCAAAGCCATTCGTTCATTGATTGCTGAAGATATGGCAAAGGACATACCCATGCTGGCACTGACTCTCGAGCTTCTACAAAGCATTCCAGGTATAGGACTTATCTCTGCTGTTACCATTCTGGCTGAAATTGGCGACTTTTCAGCTTTTTCAAAGCCAGGCAAGCTAGTTGCTTATTTCGGCATTGACCCCTCTGTAATGCAGTCCGGAGAGTTTACCGGCACACAAAACAAGATGTCAAAAAGGGGGTCAAGGCTGCTTCGCAGGGTACTTTTCACAATTGCTCTTGCTAATATCCGCACTAAGCGTGACAAAACAGCTTGCAACCCTGTACTGATGGAATATTACAAAAACAAATGCCAGAACAAGCCTAAAAAAGTGGCCTTAGGAGCTGTTATGCGTAAGCTTGTTAATTATATTTTTGCTGTTCTTAGGGATAGAAAGCCTTATCAGCTACGTAGCCCTCAGGAACATGCGAAGAATCTTGCAGCAAAGCATACAGCAGCTTAATAGTACTGTTACTTGATGTTTAGTTTTCAAAGAGCAACTTACTATTTTGGACCAGCTATTTTATGTCTACTTCACCTGGGTGGTCTTGTTGTCATGCCTTTTTTAGCTCATGTGTTTTTTGAAAAATTCTTTTATTTTTCAAAAAAAGCTCTTGACTTTAATTAGCTGGTCTTATTGTATGTATTGAGTATCAGAAGCCCACTTTTTTTATAGACAGGAGCGTTGTTCGGGACTGAATTGTCATAACAACAGTTGAGGTTGTTTCCTTTTCTCTTGTCGAAGCGCTAGGTGAGATATAGCTTTATGACTTTTGACATGCTTTCCTTTTCCTCCTTTTTATACACAACCGGAATATTTAGAAGCGAGTTAGAACAATGTTTACATTATTATGTTTTTTGTTTACAAAATGTAAACCTTATTACAAAAATAGTATATAATATACTGTGCAAAATGTCAATATGCAATTGTGCAATTTATAAATTTTTAAATGTAGGTTAATCTTATGCCTGAGATAATAATAGAACAAAATAATAATATAATCAATTATATAAAAATGCTAAAATTGCCTTATCTGCATAAACATTTACAATTTACTGCACAACACTAATAACGACACTTAATTTACAATTTGCTGTATTGTGCAATTTTACCATTTTGTAAACCGCTTAAGTAACTCTTATTTACACTAAAATGATTATCACTCGATTTCATAAGTTTACATTATTAAGTGAATTGTTATAGGGTATAAGGATTCTTGCGCCCAACAATATAATATTGCTAAAAAGATGACATCCTGTTAGAATATAAAATAAACAATAGATTTTACAGTAGATGACATGTAAACCAATACAGCATTTCAAGGTGCTTTGGGTAATGAGATTTGAAAAACAGTGAAAAAAATCTATCAATGAAAGAACTGACTTGGCAGCCTTTTATTCAGGGATGGGAGGGAAGACATAAAGACATATGTAGCATGTGAAAGAAAACTGTCGACGCTAAGAATTATAAAATGTGCGACATCATTAATTTTCACATTTTGCACATATTTATTTTCCTAATCAACCGTGATATAAGGTAGACTAGTAAACAATCAAGTGAAAGGAAACTGCTTATGGCTCGCAAAAGAGTTACTATGCAGGACATTGCCGATGCCTGCGGTTTGTCACGAAATACCGTATCCAAAATATTCAACGAGCGAGGCACCGTCTCAGAGGCCACGCGTAAGAAGATTACAAAGGCGGCACAAGAGCTCGGATACTTTCAGTTTCTGGAGGAGAAAACTTCGAAGCCAGGTACACATAGTCAGAACATTGCACTGCTGACACACAGTAAACCAATGAACCATAATTTTGGTTCATCCTTTATCATTAATTTCACCGATCAGCTCTGTCGTGCCGGATATACGCTGAAGATGTATGAGATCTCTACGGAGGAGCTCACTCAAAAGAAGCTGCCGCCTCATCTGATGTTGGAAAATACGGTTGGTATCCTCGGTATTGAGCTATTTGACCGTGACTATCTGCATATGATATGCGGTCTGGGATTGCCCACTATTTTTGTAGACGGCTACGCTCATGTGAATAGCTCCTTGCTGTGTTGCGACTTAATATCAATGGAAAATATCGCAAGCATCATTGCATTAACGGAGCGCCTGATCGCCTCCGGTGCAAAAAGAATCGGCTTTGTAGGTGATATCAACCATTGCAACAGCTTCTATGAGCGCTGGATCGGTTTTTGTACGGCTCTCGGTAGCGCAGGTCTTCCTCTTGATCATAGTCTTTGCATCCTCGCCAAGGATGAAGAGCCCTATGGTGACGTCGATTGGCTTTTTGCCCGGCTTGAGGAAATGCCATCCATACCAGATGCCTTTGTTTGTGCTAACGACTTCCTGGCCATTCATCTCATGGCGGCTCTAAAGAAAAAGGGGTTATCCATTCCCGCTGATGTTATGGTAACTGGATTTGACGGCTCACCAGAGTCTGCCGTTGTAGAACCGCCCTTGACCACTGTGCAGATTCCAAGCGCTGATATTGGTCGTCTTGCTGCAGACATTCTGCTTGACAGGATTCAAAACCCGGATCGTCCTTTCAGATTCACTTATGTAAAAACCATCCCTGTATGGCGGGACAGCATTCGGTAATATCAAAAATTTATTTTTAAAGAGGCACCCGGAGCGAGTCTTTCTTCAGGTGCCTCCATTTATATGCGTTCAGTATGGGCACACCCAAACGAAAAATAGAGAGTAAATGCCCCTCTAGTTTTATCTTGCATAAATACATACCCATTGCTTGACAACCATGCCAAAGATAATCCCAGAGGAGCATCTTTGCGAGTCAATGGTGCCACAACCTTTATAGAAGCCAGCCGTTCTCTTTCAAGATCGATGTTGAGAATCCCTATGGGCTGGCCCGCCTTGGCCGGAGCATTGACCATTTTAGGAATCTCCAGGATTTCGCTTATCTTTCCCTTGCTGTCCTTCTAAAGTCTTGAAACTCTTTATTTATAGCCTCTTTCAGTTCTTCTATTTTTCAACCCTTGACATCAATACTAATGCCTCCACATGGCCCGTGCTGATGAAATTGATATCTGCGGGCTATTTTTTATAGTATCTGTTCGCGGTAACATGTCGATGACTTTTTGGCTGTTTTGATGAAAACAAATGTTCAATGAAACATATCACTCCACTTACATAGCAAAAGTATTACTTTTTTACCTGATTTGCTTTTACATTCTATCAGGCACTTCTATTGTAAGCGCTTAATTTTAGGGTGCCTTGTATGAATCATTACGGCACCAGGAGGGTAGTTCAGGTGACCACGGTAGATAAGGTGTCAGAGATTCATGCGTCAATTCCTTTAAGCTTGGTAAATTTGTCAGTAGATGCACCGAATACATATATGGATTAAGTTGATTTGCTTTGGCAGTTTCTATCATGCTGTAGACAATAGCACTGGCCTTGGCTCCGCGAGTTGTGTCGGCAAACAGCCAGTTCTTCCTGCCTGTGACATACGGACGAATGGCATTTTCGGCTCGATTGTTGGAAAGCTCGATTCGTCCATCCAACAGGAAACGATTCAATGATTCCTTTTGATTCAATGCATATGTGATCGCTTTCCCCAGATTGGAGTTTGGCAGCGGATTTAGTTGTTGCACCCATTCCCAGAACTCATCAAGAAGGGGTTTCATATTTTTAAGTCGTTCTTCATACCGCCTTTCAGCGGATAGTTCCTCCCATTTCTTGTCCATGGCAAACAGACGGTTACAATAATCATATCCGATAGCCGCCTTGGAAGTCTTAGTGTCAGCCCCCTGGGGAATTGCTTCTTCGAATTTGCGTTGTAAATGAGCCCAACATCCACAATGTATAACATCAGGCACTGCATTGTAGCCACTATAGCCATCTGTCTGAAGGTAACCCGAAAAACCCTCAAGAAATCTTCGGGCATGCTGGCCGGATCGTGTCGGTTGGTATTCAAATAAAACAGCCGGGGTTGGACTTCGCCCGGAAGTGTAGACCCACATCCGCGATTCTGTCGTTGCTTTCCGTCCCGGTTCTTTTAATACCTGCAGTACAGTTTCGTCTGCATGAATCAGGGGTTCGGAAATCAAGTGCTTATGAATGGCATTGTACATTGGTTCAAGCCATTCATGGCTTGGACGTATGATCCAGTTTGCCAGGGTGGCTCTGGAAAGTGTCACCCCCTGATTTGCCCAGTCTTTCTCCTGCCGGTATAAAGGCATTCCGTTGGCATATTTCTGATACATAACATAAGCAACTGTTGAGGCAGAAGCAAGGCTGCGTTTCATGACCGGGGCTGGAACCGGCGCTTTGACAATGTTGGCATCTCCGGTTTCCTTCTCGCAGACGGTACACACATAATTAAAACGAATGTATCTCAATACTCTTACTTGGGCAGGGATAATCTCAAGTTCATCCCTGACATGCTCCTTGCCCAGATATCTAAGGTCAGCCTGGCAAATACCGCAAGAGCGCTTGTCCTCGTCAAGGTCACAAACAACCTCCACTACAGGAACTGTCTGTGCCAGTTCTTCCTTTGTTCTTTTAGGTTTTCTGGTATGGGCAGCCACAATTGTCTGTACGGTAGGTTCTTCTGCTTTGTTGTTCGCTTCGACCTCTGCTTCGTTGAAAAGTGAGATTTGATCGTTGTCTTCTCCTAAAACATAACGACGCTTTTCGCTGGATTGGCCGTATAGAGCTTTTTGGGATTTGATAAGAAGCTCTGTAAGCTGGTTGATACGGATTTGCTGGTTTTCCACTATTTTTTCCAGAGTGGAAACATATTCAATTTGTTCTGGCGTAAGCCCTGTAAAATTTATCTTTTGCATAAGATAATTGTACCATATTTCACCTGAAAAATCCAGCTTAAATGCTGTAAAATCAATACTTTTACGCACTTTTTTATCAGTAGATTTCGCCTGTTCTTGCTTTTCGTATTGCTTTGGGTTGATCTATCGTCAGACCCTCCATCAGCCACCGGAATTCCTGCTGGGTAAGCCGTCTTGCTTGCTCCGGTGTACGGGGCCATTTAAAGTTCCCATTCTCAAGACGCTTATATAGCAGTACAAAACCGTCTCCTTCCCAGAAGAGAGCTTTGAGACGATCACGACGTCTCCCACAGAAGAGGAACAGGCTCGGAGAAAAGGGATCCATGCCAAATGTCTCTTTGATAATAGCCGCTAATCCATCAATTGACTTTCTCATGTCTGAGTACCCGCAGACAATGTAGATATCTTCTGCCCTTGTAATATCGCCTAACATATGCTTTTCAATGCCGACAGAACTGCCTCGATGGTTTCTCTGGAAGTTCCGTCATGTATATCAACACAAAAAGAAGGCAAGTGGATTGTGACTGCTGCAGATACCTTTGTCTGGTGAAATGGTACTGGGACAATTTCTTGTTCCGGTTTCTGAGGTACAAGTGATCCGGTCTCACACGCCAAGGTGCGGATTCTTCGCAGCCAGTAGTAGTACGATTTAATTTTTACATTGTTCTGGCTGCACCAACTGACAACTGTCATTCCACTGGTTTGGCAGGCTTGGATAATCTTGCTCCACTGCTTGAGTCGGAATTCAGTTTTGGCATTTGTGATTTTATCCATATTGAGATAGCCTCCTTAGAGATTCTAGACTTTTTAGTCAGAGTCGAAAAACTCGAAAAAGTCTAAAAACTTTTGGATGGATTATCTCATATGGACGGATAAACTTCTATGCGCACTT encodes the following:
- the tnpB gene encoding IS66 family insertion sequence element accessory protein TnpB (TnpB, as the term is used for proteins encoded by IS66 family insertion elements, is considered an accessory protein, since TnpC, encoded by a neighboring gene, is a DDE family transposase.), with amino-acid sequence MLGDITRAEDIYIVCGYSDMRKSIDGLAAIIKETFGMDPFSPSLFLFCGRRRDRLKALFWEGDGFVLLYKRLENGNFKWPRTPEQARRLTQQEFRWLMEGLTIDQPKAIRKARTGEIY
- the tnpC gene encoding IS66 family transposase, which translates into the protein MQKINFTGLTPEQIEYVSTLEKIVENQQIRINQLTELLIKSQKALYGQSSEKRRYVLGEDNDQISLFNEAEVEANNKAEEPTVQTIVAAHTRKPKRTKEELAQTVPVVEVVCDLDEDKRSCGICQADLRYLGKEHVRDELEIIPAQVRVLRYIRFNYVCTVCEKETGDANIVKAPVPAPVMKRSLASASTVAYVMYQKYANGMPLYRQEKDWANQGVTLSRATLANWIIRPSHEWLEPMYNAIHKHLISEPLIHADETVLQVLKEPGRKATTESRMWVYTSGRSPTPAVLFEYQPTRSGQHARRFLEGFSGYLQTDGYSGYNAVPDVIHCGCWAHLQRKFEEAIPQGADTKTSKAAIGYDYCNRLFAMDKKWEELSAERRYEERLKNMKPLLDEFWEWVQQLNPLPNSNLGKAITYALNQKESLNRFLLDGRIELSNNRAENAIRPYVTGRKNWLFADTTRGAKASAIVYSMIETAKANQLNPYMYSVHLLTNLPSLKELTHESLTPYLPWSPELPSWCRNDSYKAP
- a CDS encoding LacI family DNA-binding transcriptional regulator, coding for MARKRVTMQDIADACGLSRNTVSKIFNERGTVSEATRKKITKAAQELGYFQFLEEKTSKPGTHSQNIALLTHSKPMNHNFGSSFIINFTDQLCRAGYTLKMYEISTEELTQKKLPPHLMLENTVGILGIELFDRDYLHMICGLGLPTIFVDGYAHVNSSLLCCDLISMENIASIIALTERLIASGAKRIGFVGDINHCNSFYERWIGFCTALGSAGLPLDHSLCILAKDEEPYGDVDWLFARLEEMPSIPDAFVCANDFLAIHLMAALKKKGLSIPADVMVTGFDGSPESAVVEPPLTTVQIPSADIGRLAADILLDRIQNPDRPFRFTYVKTIPVWRDSIR
- the tnpA gene encoding IS66 family insertion sequence element accessory protein TnpA, which translates into the protein MDKITNAKTEFRLKQWSKIIQACQTSGMTVVSWCSQNNVKIKSYYYWLRRIRTLACETGSLVPQKPEQEIVPVPFHQTKVSAAVTIHLPSFCVDIHDGTSRETIEAVLSALKSIC
- a CDS encoding IS110 family transposase, producing the protein MNFRPMAGIDVGKFFSEMAILSPSNEVIARMKIRHDSSSDVERAVKLLKKTEKDFDSRPFVVMESTGHYHKILFHSLCKAGFEVSIINPIQTDSIKNIGIRKVKNDKVDARKIALLYRFQELKTTNIPDEDIECLRSLCRQYYKLSDELTAYKNRLTGIVDQLMLNFKDVFPNIFSKAALAVLEKYPTPVHILKANRNKLIALIQKNSRRSLKWSTAKYELLVSKAREFAPLSINNSSNIAMLGVYISMIKTLEENLEKVLKAIRSLIAEDMAKDIPMLALTLELLQSIPGIGLISAVTILAEIGDFSAFSKPGKLVAYFGIDPSVMQSGEFTGTQNKMSKRGSRLLRRVLFTIALANIRTKRDKTACNPVLMEYYKNKCQNKPKKVALGAVMRKLVNYIFAVLRDRKPYQLRSPQEHAKNLAAKHTAA